Proteins from one Staphylococcus sp. IVB6214 genomic window:
- a CDS encoding glycerate kinase: MKVLVAVDAYQGIMSSYDANRYVEEAVASQIEGADIVQVPLFNGRHELLEATLTWHSGTQYQIDVHDAQMRPVTATYGQTDTGLTVIEASQFLTADVSLTQQTSYGLGEMINAALNQGAKHLAISVGGTRVFDGGAGMLQALGVHFYDDDGEEVDMRQGVGQMKRVRHIDVSELRDDLYDARIQILSDFDSHLYGKKSEVLQRYKEIGITREAAVEIDNLLWYFSELFKSNLRIALVPIERGGAGGGIAAISKALLGAEIVTSHILVDQIMDLEQLVQQADLIIFGEGLNEQDQLIETSSLRIAELAQQYDKKSIAICGTTDKFAQFEALDVTGMFNTFIEMPKTYTDFKLGIQLRNYTIQAIKLLLTK, translated from the coding sequence ATGAAAGTACTAGTAGCCGTGGATGCATATCAAGGAATCATGTCTAGTTACGACGCCAATCGTTATGTTGAAGAAGCGGTGGCAAGTCAAATTGAAGGTGCGGATATTGTACAGGTGCCATTATTTAATGGGCGCCATGAGTTATTAGAAGCCACTCTAACTTGGCATTCAGGAACTCAGTATCAAATAGATGTTCATGATGCACAAATGCGTCCTGTAACTGCAACATATGGCCAAACTGATACAGGTTTGACTGTGATAGAAGCGAGTCAGTTTCTTACAGCAGATGTATCACTCACCCAACAGACAAGTTATGGACTGGGTGAAATGATCAATGCGGCATTAAATCAAGGAGCGAAACATTTGGCAATTTCTGTTGGAGGGACACGTGTCTTTGACGGTGGCGCAGGAATGCTTCAAGCGCTAGGTGTGCATTTTTATGACGATGACGGAGAAGAAGTCGATATGCGACAAGGTGTCGGTCAGATGAAACGTGTTCGCCATATCGATGTGTCAGAACTGCGTGATGATCTTTATGATGCACGCATTCAAATTTTGAGTGATTTTGATAGTCATTTATATGGAAAGAAAAGTGAGGTATTGCAGCGCTATAAAGAAATAGGTATCACACGTGAAGCAGCTGTGGAAATTGATAATTTGTTATGGTATTTCAGTGAATTATTCAAAAGTAACTTACGCATTGCTTTGGTACCGATTGAACGTGGAGGTGCAGGCGGAGGTATAGCCGCAATCTCAAAAGCACTATTAGGCGCTGAAATTGTGACAAGCCACATACTTGTCGATCAAATTATGGATTTAGAACAATTGGTGCAACAAGCTGATTTGATTATATTCGGTGAAGGATTGAATGAACAAGATCAATTAATTGAAACATCTTCATTGCGCATTGCAGAACTTGCCCAACAGTATGATAAGAAGAGCATTGCGATATGTGGCACAACAGATAAGTTCGCTCAATTTGAAGCATTAGATGTTACAGGCATGTTTAATACATTCATTGAAATGCCGAAAACATATACAGACTTCAAGTTAGGCATTCAGTTACGTAACTATACGATACAAGCGATTAAGTTGTTATTAACGAAGTAA